One window from the genome of Haloprofundus halobius encodes:
- a CDS encoding glycosyltransferase: MRVAFVSMLTTHHEETAVTRRTRRTVRYLLDHGHEAVILCAQWWGGDVPEFEHEGISYRRVTDEPAARGFASKLPFALRKVGADVIHAVNSPPKHVTASKTAGRLLRTPVLVDWWDDDPANPRSGYRRAAKRADLVVAPSQTVKTQVREYGASEDDIDLVPECIDTSLLATVDADERAQIVYARHLDEHANVESFLLSLAELRDRDWSAAIVGDGPERDRAERTARDLRIDDRVTFLGALSDAELVSVLKGAHVFVQTAEREPFARNLLWALACGCVSVVEYQVGSSAHELVEGRERGSLATSPQEIAERIADAGAFDHWTHDEAFDRYDCTDVLDRYVDCYERVVANYGLF; this comes from the coding sequence CGACGAACGCGACGAACCGTACGGTATCTGTTGGACCACGGCCACGAGGCCGTTATCCTCTGCGCGCAGTGGTGGGGCGGCGACGTCCCCGAGTTCGAACACGAAGGAATCAGCTACCGTCGGGTGACGGACGAACCCGCCGCGCGCGGGTTCGCCTCGAAGCTCCCGTTCGCGCTCCGGAAGGTCGGCGCGGACGTGATTCACGCGGTGAACAGTCCGCCGAAACACGTCACCGCCTCGAAGACGGCCGGACGACTCCTCCGGACGCCCGTTCTCGTCGACTGGTGGGACGACGACCCAGCGAACCCCCGGTCGGGCTACCGCCGCGCTGCCAAACGCGCCGACCTCGTCGTCGCCCCGTCGCAGACGGTGAAGACGCAGGTCAGAGAGTACGGCGCGTCCGAGGACGACATCGACCTCGTTCCGGAGTGCATCGACACGTCGCTGCTCGCGACGGTGGACGCCGACGAACGCGCGCAGATCGTCTACGCCCGTCACCTCGACGAGCACGCCAACGTCGAGTCGTTTCTGCTCTCGTTGGCGGAACTGCGCGACAGGGATTGGTCGGCCGCAATCGTCGGTGACGGTCCCGAGCGCGACCGCGCCGAGCGGACCGCACGCGACCTCCGCATCGACGACCGAGTGACGTTTCTCGGCGCGCTCTCGGACGCCGAACTCGTCTCGGTGCTCAAGGGCGCGCACGTGTTCGTCCAGACCGCCGAGCGCGAACCGTTCGCGCGAAACCTGCTGTGGGCGCTCGCCTGCGGATGCGTCAGCGTCGTGGAGTACCAGGTCGGGTCGAGCGCGCACGAACTCGTCGAGGGCCGCGAGCGCGGGTCGCTTGCGACCAGTCCGCAGGAGATAGCCGAGCGCATCGCCGACGCGGGCGCGTTCGACCACTGGACGCACGACGAGGCGTTCGACCGATACGACTGTACCGACGTGCTCGACCGCTACGTCGACTGCTACGAGCGGGTCGTCGCGAACTACGGACTGTTCTGA
- a CDS encoding plastocyanin/azurin family copper-binding protein codes for MSKDAISRRTFLRATAGATATAVGATTAAAQEDGNGTSGNDSSGNETAGNESAGNESSGNESGGNESSGNESAGGSDGGGGGTETVTVGAGSDGLSFDPEELTIEPGTTVVFEWASNGHNVVPNEGDWGETEIYDEGHTYEHTFEEEAEYEYVCEPHESAGMVGTIEVVEGGGSDGGGEGGGGSSVPSVPNSAKSIGVASTFSMIATLGLGYFFIKYGGDYES; via the coding sequence ATGAGCAAGGACGCTATCTCGCGGCGCACGTTCCTCCGGGCGACGGCCGGTGCGACCGCGACCGCGGTGGGCGCGACGACGGCGGCCGCCCAGGAGGACGGCAACGGGACGTCCGGAAACGACTCCTCGGGCAACGAGACGGCCGGTAACGAGTCCGCCGGAAACGAATCGTCCGGCAACGAATCCGGGGGTAACGAGTCGTCGGGCAACGAGTCCGCTGGCGGGTCCGACGGCGGCGGTGGCGGCACCGAGACCGTCACGGTCGGTGCCGGAAGCGACGGGCTCTCCTTCGACCCCGAAGAGCTCACCATCGAACCGGGGACGACTGTCGTCTTCGAGTGGGCCTCGAACGGGCACAACGTCGTTCCGAACGAGGGCGACTGGGGCGAGACCGAGATTTACGACGAGGGCCACACCTACGAGCACACCTTCGAGGAGGAGGCGGAGTACGAGTACGTCTGCGAACCGCACGAGAGCGCCGGGATGGTCGGCACTATCGAAGTCGTCGAGGGCGGCGGTAGCGACGGTGGCGGCGAGGGCGGCGGCGGCTCCAGCGTGCCGTCGGTTCCCAACAGCGCCAAATCCATCGGCGTCGCGTCGACGTTCTCGATGATCGCGACACTCGGTCTCGGCTACTTCTTCATCAAGTACGGCGGCGACTACGAGTCGTAG
- a CDS encoding M42 family metallopeptidase: MDFEFELLRELTEASGVPGYEDRIREVVRRELEASTDRVTSDAMGNVVGTIDGESDYSVAIAAHMDEIGFMVRHITDEGFLQLDPLGGFDARVLRAQRVKVHTESGDLPGAIGSVPPHTLSDEQREKTDKVEDVHVDLGRSGDAVREHVSRGDLVTMDQTTVELGDHVTGKALDDRICLFAMLEAARRIENPAVTIHFAATVQEEVGIRGATALGGDVDPDLAVALDVTVANDVPGFDEGEHVTELGEGTAIKLKDSSVITNPKVHRRLRSVAEDEEIPYQLEILPAGGTDTAGFQNTHGAKPVGALSIPTRYLHTVTESAHADDVSATIDLLTAFLETETGEHDYTL, translated from the coding sequence ATGGATTTCGAATTCGAACTTCTTCGCGAACTGACGGAAGCGAGCGGCGTGCCCGGCTACGAGGACCGAATTCGGGAGGTCGTCCGCCGCGAACTCGAAGCGAGCACCGACCGCGTCACGTCGGATGCGATGGGTAACGTCGTCGGCACGATAGACGGAGAAAGCGACTACAGCGTCGCCATCGCGGCTCACATGGACGAAATCGGCTTCATGGTCCGACACATCACCGACGAGGGCTTCCTCCAACTCGACCCCCTCGGCGGGTTCGACGCGCGCGTTCTCCGCGCACAGCGCGTGAAGGTACACACCGAGTCCGGTGACCTGCCGGGTGCCATCGGCTCCGTACCGCCGCACACGCTCTCGGATGAACAGCGCGAGAAGACGGACAAAGTCGAAGACGTCCACGTCGACCTCGGTCGCTCCGGCGACGCCGTCCGCGAGCACGTCTCCCGGGGCGACCTCGTGACGATGGACCAGACGACGGTCGAACTCGGCGACCACGTGACCGGGAAGGCGCTCGACGACCGCATCTGCCTGTTCGCGATGCTGGAGGCGGCGCGACGCATCGAGAACCCCGCCGTGACGATTCACTTCGCGGCGACGGTGCAGGAGGAGGTCGGTATCCGCGGGGCGACGGCGCTCGGCGGCGACGTCGACCCGGATTTGGCCGTCGCGCTCGACGTGACCGTCGCCAACGACGTGCCGGGGTTCGACGAGGGGGAGCACGTCACCGAACTCGGCGAGGGGACGGCGATTAAGTTGAAGGATTCGAGCGTCATCACGAATCCGAAAGTGCACCGTCGGCTCCGCTCGGTCGCCGAGGACGAAGAGATTCCGTACCAACTGGAGATTCTGCCCGCGGGCGGTACCGACACCGCCGGGTTCCAGAACACTCACGGCGCGAAGCCGGTCGGCGCGCTCTCGATACCGACGCGCTACCTCCACACGGTCACCGAGAGCGCACACGCCGACGACGTGTCGGCGACCATCGACCTCCTGACGGCGTTTCTGGAGACGGAGACGGGCGAGCACGACTACACGCTCTGA
- a CDS encoding MTH865 family protein — protein MADESVEAELRAQLQEAFEGADYPVSNQMDLVPALPNGPGTRFEAGDVSFTAMEMAAKLGSHQDFPYDDADSLVDDVMDGLRAEGML, from the coding sequence ATGGCAGACGAATCCGTCGAAGCGGAACTCCGCGCGCAGCTACAGGAAGCGTTCGAGGGCGCAGACTACCCCGTCAGTAACCAGATGGACCTCGTACCCGCGCTCCCTAACGGACCGGGCACGCGCTTCGAGGCGGGCGACGTGAGCTTCACCGCGATGGAGATGGCGGCGAAACTCGGGAGCCACCAGGACTTCCCGTACGACGACGCCGACAGCCTCGTCGACGACGTGATGGACGGCCTGCGCGCCGAAGGGATGCTCTAA
- a CDS encoding J domain-containing protein, with product MLSEWLALFPPWLLVGLFFGAVASVLATGVFVVGDRLFPTAPVDESAKIDGTARRRTEIREYLDAIGEPFAEDHPVHGQTVAFYLPSRNVAITFDAQAYFRIERAGTYAVLCEHEMPGAQLGRRLPFEVPEFEPELVDLDNPIAEAFERLGLPATASADDVKAAYRSRVKHAHPDHGGNEAEFKRVREAYTTARDHAEA from the coding sequence GTGCTTTCGGAGTGGCTCGCTCTGTTTCCCCCGTGGCTGCTCGTCGGCCTCTTCTTCGGAGCGGTGGCCTCGGTGCTCGCCACCGGCGTGTTCGTCGTCGGCGACCGACTGTTCCCGACGGCCCCCGTCGACGAGAGTGCAAAGATCGACGGAACCGCTCGCCGACGAACCGAGATTCGCGAGTATCTCGACGCCATCGGTGAACCGTTCGCCGAGGATCATCCCGTCCACGGCCAGACGGTGGCGTTCTACCTCCCTTCCCGGAACGTCGCCATCACGTTCGACGCACAGGCGTACTTCCGCATCGAACGCGCCGGGACGTACGCCGTCCTCTGCGAACACGAGATGCCGGGCGCGCAACTCGGTCGACGACTCCCGTTCGAGGTACCGGAATTCGAGCCCGAACTGGTCGACCTCGACAACCCCATCGCCGAGGCGTTCGAGCGCCTCGGTCTCCCAGCGACAGCCAGCGCTGACGACGTGAAGGCGGCGTACCGCTCGCGGGTGAAACACGCCCATCCCGACCACGGCGGAAACGAGGCGGAGTTCAAGCGCGTCCGCGAGGCGTACACGACCGCGAGAGACCACGCCGAGGCGTGA
- a CDS encoding MarR family transcriptional regulator produces the protein MSDALQDKRTATRFRILVEIADRQPAVSQGEIASAVGVTSQAVSEYIRDLVDEGFVDKEGRSRYRVTKEGVDWLFREAKSLRRYAEHVTDDVLESVQEDAAVATDDIEAGDAVSLSIREGLLHATPGDEGPATGVATTDADAGTDVGVTGFEGVIEMDTGRVTVVQVPAVRTGGSRAVDGDALADLCGDADVVVASGVEATVALRSAGVDPAVTVAAGDVAAAAAARGQSVLVVATMDAVGRVTDALRDEDISHEVRELDGR, from the coding sequence ATGAGCGACGCCCTGCAGGACAAACGCACGGCCACGCGGTTTCGCATCCTCGTCGAGATCGCGGACCGACAACCGGCGGTGAGCCAGGGCGAGATCGCCTCGGCGGTCGGGGTCACGAGCCAGGCCGTCTCCGAGTACATCCGCGACCTCGTTGACGAGGGGTTCGTCGACAAAGAGGGTCGCTCGCGCTACCGCGTCACGAAGGAGGGTGTCGACTGGCTGTTCCGCGAGGCGAAGTCGCTGCGGCGCTACGCCGAGCACGTCACCGATGACGTACTGGAGAGCGTCCAGGAGGACGCCGCCGTTGCCACCGACGACATCGAGGCGGGTGACGCCGTCTCGCTGTCGATTCGCGAGGGACTGCTCCACGCCACGCCCGGCGACGAGGGTCCGGCGACGGGCGTCGCGACCACCGACGCCGACGCCGGCACCGACGTGGGCGTCACCGGATTCGAGGGCGTCATCGAGATGGACACCGGACGCGTCACCGTGGTTCAGGTCCCGGCGGTTCGGACCGGCGGCAGTCGCGCCGTCGATGGCGACGCGCTCGCGGACCTCTGCGGCGACGCCGACGTCGTCGTCGCGTCGGGCGTCGAAGCGACTGTCGCGCTCCGCTCGGCGGGCGTCGACCCCGCGGTCACCGTCGCTGCGGGTGACGTCGCCGCGGCGGCGGCGGCCCGCGGCCAGTCCGTGCTCGTCGTCGCGACGATGGACGCCGTCGGCCGCGTCACCGACGCGCTCCGCGACGAGGACATCTCTCACGAGGTCCGGGAACTCGACGGTCGCTAA
- a CDS encoding metallophosphoesterase encodes MPEFVVGDRAVFFPASEALVVADPHVGRDEASEVAFPLGERADLRDRLVALLDRFSPAKVVFAGDVLHSFSRASAATAESLGDLVDACRERGVRPILVVGNHDTMLASVWDGPLYDEYRLGGRQGGECDETLVCHGHEEPDGDADCYVVGHDHPTISIEGQRRPCFLYGPGSYRGGDVLMLPAFSRLAPGVEINRMRTSDFQSPLVTDADALRPVVFDESSGETLWFPPLGTFRRLL; translated from the coding sequence GTGCCCGAGTTCGTCGTCGGCGACCGCGCCGTCTTCTTCCCGGCGAGCGAGGCGCTCGTCGTCGCCGACCCCCACGTCGGCCGCGACGAAGCCTCCGAAGTGGCGTTCCCGCTCGGCGAACGTGCGGACCTCCGCGACCGACTCGTCGCGCTGCTCGACCGGTTCTCGCCTGCCAAAGTCGTCTTCGCGGGCGACGTCCTCCACTCGTTCTCGCGCGCGTCGGCGGCGACGGCCGAGAGTCTCGGTGACCTCGTCGACGCCTGCCGCGAGCGGGGTGTTCGACCCATTCTCGTCGTCGGAAACCACGACACGATGCTCGCGTCGGTGTGGGATGGACCGCTGTACGACGAGTATCGGCTCGGCGGAAGACAGGGTGGGGAGTGCGACGAGACGCTCGTCTGCCACGGCCACGAGGAGCCCGACGGCGACGCCGACTGCTACGTCGTCGGCCACGACCATCCGACCATCTCCATCGAGGGCCAGCGCCGACCCTGCTTCCTCTACGGTCCCGGGAGCTACCGCGGCGGCGACGTGCTGATGCTGCCCGCGTTCAGCCGCCTCGCGCCGGGCGTCGAGATAAACCGGATGCGGACCTCCGACTTCCAGTCGCCGCTCGTCACCGACGCCGACGCGCTTCGACCGGTCGTCTTCGACGAGTCGAGCGGGGAAACGCTGTGGTTCCCGCCGCTCGGGACGTTCCGGCGATTGCTGTGA
- a CDS encoding iron-sulfur cluster assembly protein: protein MSGERLPSESAPSAVTPRRAAVLNALDGVTDPELDRSIVELDYITEIDLGDGDSDAADSGRCGRSVTVNLSLPTAWCSPAFAWLMMVDARAAVESLPGVARARVVLEDHVHETELTEGVNEGQPFAEAFDDADGDLDAVRRELDGKARIVRQHRALDALLDAGATPAQLVTLSTADVTFDPDGPGSQRAVVSVADGAIRLCIPRDSLVDYVEKAESVGVDFESGPVFRTPEGEPISVDEFELVRRRGRLASVNMRGQGGVCAQLHESRQRQRAREAESAD, encoded by the coding sequence ATGTCGGGCGAACGTCTGCCGAGCGAGTCCGCTCCGAGCGCGGTCACGCCGCGCCGCGCCGCGGTCCTGAACGCGCTCGACGGCGTGACCGACCCGGAACTCGACCGCTCCATCGTCGAACTCGACTACATCACCGAAATCGACCTCGGCGACGGCGACAGCGACGCCGCCGATAGTGGCCGCTGCGGGAGATCGGTGACCGTCAACCTCTCGCTGCCGACGGCGTGGTGCTCGCCCGCGTTCGCGTGGCTCATGATGGTCGACGCGCGCGCGGCGGTCGAGTCGCTCCCCGGCGTCGCCCGCGCCCGCGTCGTCCTCGAAGACCACGTCCACGAGACCGAACTCACCGAGGGCGTCAACGAGGGACAACCCTTCGCCGAGGCGTTCGACGACGCCGACGGTGACCTCGACGCGGTCAGACGGGAGCTCGACGGGAAGGCGCGAATCGTCCGCCAGCACCGCGCGCTCGACGCGCTGCTCGACGCCGGTGCGACGCCGGCGCAGCTCGTCACGCTCTCGACCGCGGACGTGACGTTCGACCCCGACGGTCCCGGCAGCCAACGGGCGGTCGTCTCGGTCGCCGACGGCGCGATACGGCTCTGTATCCCGCGCGACTCGCTGGTCGACTACGTCGAGAAGGCCGAGTCGGTCGGCGTTGATTTCGAGTCGGGCCCGGTGTTCCGCACGCCGGAGGGAGAGCCGATTTCGGTCGACGAGTTCGAACTCGTCCGCCGCCGCGGTCGCCTGGCGTCGGTGAACATGCGCGGACAGGGCGGCGTCTGCGCGCAACTGCACGAGTCCCGACAACGTCAGCGTGCGCGCGAGGCGGAGAGCGCGGACTGA
- a CDS encoding amidohydrolase family protein: MYRQRGEDVFVIDAHVHHWDASEENVKNDGGEQFIRCFYDYHTGFTPEDRQWTLDEYRKYSAERMVEDLFGNGAVDMAIFQPTHLHEFYEEGFNTVDDNAELVEQYPERFIVNGRFDPRDGEAGKRELERQKEEYDVDGVKLYTAEWKGDSKGWRLDDEETFEFLEKCSELGIENVHPHKGPTIRPLNRDAFDVADVDDAATSFPELNFVVEHVGLPRLDDFCWIGAQEPNVYGGLAVAAPMVQNRPRKFGEIMGELLYWLGEDRLLFGSDYALWNPDWLVELVMEAELTPEQRDEYGVELTTDVLKKVMGENAARLYDIDIEEKKKQFESDAISEQFGLGDDYAADAAAD, from the coding sequence ATGTACCGACAACGCGGTGAGGACGTGTTCGTCATCGACGCGCACGTCCACCACTGGGACGCGAGCGAGGAGAACGTCAAGAACGACGGCGGCGAGCAGTTCATCCGCTGTTTCTACGACTACCACACGGGCTTTACGCCGGAGGACCGGCAGTGGACGCTCGACGAGTACCGGAAGTACAGCGCAGAGCGGATGGTCGAGGACCTGTTCGGCAACGGCGCGGTCGACATGGCCATCTTCCAGCCGACGCACCTCCACGAGTTCTACGAGGAGGGGTTCAACACCGTCGACGACAACGCCGAACTCGTCGAACAGTACCCCGAGCGATTCATCGTCAACGGACGATTTGACCCGCGCGACGGCGAGGCGGGCAAGCGGGAGTTAGAGCGCCAGAAGGAGGAGTACGACGTCGACGGCGTGAAGCTCTACACCGCGGAGTGGAAGGGCGACTCGAAGGGGTGGCGACTCGACGACGAGGAGACGTTCGAGTTCCTCGAGAAGTGCAGCGAACTCGGAATCGAGAACGTCCACCCGCACAAGGGACCGACGATTCGGCCGCTGAACCGCGACGCCTTTGACGTGGCCGACGTCGACGACGCGGCGACTTCCTTTCCCGAACTGAACTTCGTCGTCGAGCACGTCGGTCTCCCGCGTCTCGACGACTTCTGCTGGATCGGTGCGCAGGAACCGAACGTCTACGGCGGTCTCGCCGTCGCCGCGCCGATGGTGCAGAACCGACCCCGAAAGTTCGGCGAGATAATGGGCGAACTGCTGTACTGGCTCGGCGAGGACCGACTGCTGTTCGGTAGCGACTACGCGCTGTGGAACCCCGACTGGCTCGTCGAACTCGTGATGGAGGCCGAACTCACGCCCGAGCAGCGCGACGAGTACGGCGTCGAACTCACGACCGACGTGCTGAAGAAGGTGATGGGCGAGAACGCCGCTCGCCTCTACGACATCGACATCGAGGAGAAGAAGAAACAGTTCGAGTCGGACGCCATCTCCGAGCAGTTCGGGCTCGGCGACGACTACGCCGCCGACGCGGCCGCAGACTGA
- a CDS encoding NAD(P)-dependent alcohol dehydrogenase produces the protein MQAARLHEYTDDMEHALSIDEVDRPEPGHGEVVVEVEGAGWCQTDNHIIEGMWTDYVDQELPMTLGHENAGTVVEVGDGVETVSEGESVICHPVMTCGVCRACRMGEDMYCENLTFPGLTADGGFAEYLLTSQRSVIPLPEGTDTTDIAPHADAGITAYHAAKKAVRELNPGDHAVVIGVGGLGHIGLQCLNAMSAANIVAVDLKDEALDLATDLGAHETVNPTNVDVADAIDDMTDGAGARQVLDFVGADQTTGLAPDIVSAGGDHHIIGYGGHIHEPSQALVNGEFSFIGNIVGKYTELQELVSLVDRGDVELHTSRYDLDDVNTVAEKLEHGEIEGRAVITP, from the coding sequence ATGCAAGCCGCGAGATTACACGAGTACACCGACGACATGGAGCACGCGCTGTCGATAGACGAAGTGGACCGACCGGAGCCGGGCCACGGTGAGGTTGTCGTCGAAGTCGAAGGCGCGGGATGGTGTCAGACTGACAATCATATAATCGAAGGAATGTGGACCGACTACGTCGACCAGGAGCTCCCGATGACGCTCGGCCACGAGAACGCCGGCACCGTCGTCGAAGTCGGCGACGGCGTCGAGACAGTCTCGGAGGGCGAGTCGGTCATCTGCCACCCGGTGATGACCTGCGGGGTCTGTCGCGCCTGTCGGATGGGCGAGGACATGTACTGCGAGAACCTCACGTTCCCGGGACTCACGGCCGACGGCGGGTTCGCCGAGTATCTGCTCACCTCCCAGCGGTCGGTGATTCCGCTCCCCGAGGGGACCGACACCACCGACATCGCTCCGCACGCCGACGCCGGTATCACGGCGTACCACGCCGCGAAGAAGGCCGTCCGCGAACTGAACCCCGGCGACCACGCCGTCGTCATCGGCGTCGGCGGCCTCGGCCACATCGGTCTACAGTGTCTGAACGCGATGAGCGCCGCGAACATCGTCGCCGTCGACCTGAAGGACGAGGCGTTGGACCTCGCGACTGACCTCGGCGCGCACGAGACGGTGAACCCGACGAACGTCGACGTCGCCGACGCGATCGACGACATGACCGACGGCGCGGGCGCGCGGCAGGTGCTCGACTTCGTCGGGGCCGACCAGACGACCGGACTCGCGCCGGACATCGTCTCAGCGGGCGGCGACCACCACATCATCGGCTACGGCGGCCACATCCACGAACCGTCGCAGGCGTTGGTCAACGGCGAGTTCAGCTTCATCGGCAACATCGTCGGCAAGTACACCGAACTCCAGGAACTCGTCTCGCTCGTGGACCGCGGCGACGTGGAGCTCCACACGTCCCGTTACGACCTCGACGACGTGAACACCGTCGCCGAAAAGCTCGAGCACGGCGAAATCGAAGGTAGAGCCGTCATCACGCCGTAA
- a CDS encoding NAD(P)/FAD-dependent oxidoreductase: MPDDTAVSVVGAGLAGLVAARHLADSGFDVTVYEEREEVGGRVRTEHEDGYTFDRGFQVLFTAYPAVQRELDLDALNLRPFSPGAVIARPGKRSVLSDPLRDPGSLSESLRTDEVTFWDKARTLALRQHVASRRESEFFTGEEPSIRAYLENWGFSDDYVENFVAPFYGGITLDRSLGTAKSVFEYTFRALSRGKIGVPAAGMQAIPEQLAANAREAGAEIRLGERAEAVEGADEDESATLTVDGEEIDSEAVVVATDPKTARELTGVESIPTEGTGCVTQYYAIRGGASLGTDRKLLLNAGDATPNTVVPLSEIAPEYAPKNTVFLNATFLGENAQNADEETLFERTREELTAWYPDRTFDGLRLLKTTRVPFAQFVQPPGIHETLPEADAPEGWVYLAGEYTEWSSIQGAMESGRKAARAVVEDLQ, encoded by the coding sequence ATGCCAGACGATACAGCCGTCTCCGTGGTCGGCGCGGGTCTCGCGGGCCTCGTCGCCGCCCGCCACCTCGCCGACTCGGGGTTCGACGTCACGGTGTACGAAGAGCGCGAGGAAGTCGGCGGCCGCGTCCGGACCGAACACGAGGACGGGTACACGTTCGACCGCGGGTTTCAGGTGCTCTTCACCGCCTACCCCGCGGTTCAGCGTGAACTCGACCTCGACGCGTTGAACCTGCGGCCGTTCTCGCCCGGCGCGGTCATCGCACGTCCCGGCAAGCGCTCTGTGCTGTCGGACCCGCTTCGGGACCCCGGTTCCCTGTCGGAGTCGCTGCGCACCGACGAGGTGACGTTCTGGGACAAGGCGCGAACGCTCGCGCTCCGGCAGCACGTCGCCAGTCGGCGCGAGTCGGAGTTCTTCACCGGTGAGGAACCGTCGATTCGCGCGTACCTCGAAAACTGGGGGTTCTCCGACGACTACGTCGAGAACTTCGTCGCGCCGTTCTACGGCGGTATCACGCTCGACCGTTCGCTCGGCACCGCCAAATCCGTCTTCGAGTACACGTTCCGGGCGCTCTCGCGGGGGAAAATCGGCGTCCCCGCAGCGGGGATGCAGGCCATCCCAGAGCAGTTGGCGGCGAACGCGCGCGAGGCGGGCGCAGAGATTCGACTCGGCGAACGGGCCGAGGCTGTCGAGGGGGCCGACGAGGACGAGAGCGCGACGCTCACCGTCGACGGCGAGGAAATCGACTCCGAGGCCGTCGTCGTCGCGACCGACCCGAAGACGGCGCGAGAGCTCACCGGCGTTGAGTCGATACCCACGGAGGGAACCGGCTGCGTCACCCAGTACTACGCGATTCGCGGCGGCGCGTCGCTCGGTACCGACAGAAAACTGCTACTCAACGCGGGCGACGCGACGCCGAACACCGTCGTCCCGCTCTCGGAGATCGCCCCCGAGTACGCGCCGAAGAACACCGTCTTCCTCAACGCGACGTTCCTCGGGGAAAATGCACAAAATGCCGACGAGGAGACGCTGTTCGAGCGGACGCGCGAGGAACTGACCGCGTGGTACCCGGACCGGACGTTCGACGGCCTCCGACTGCTGAAGACGACGCGCGTCCCGTTCGCGCAGTTCGTCCAACCGCCGGGAATTCACGAGACGTTGCCGGAGGCCGACGCTCCCGAGGGATGGGTGTACCTCGCGGGCGAGTATACCGAGTGGTCGTCGATTCAGGGCGCGATGGAGAGCGGGCGGAAGGCGGCGCGGGCGGTCGTCGAGGACCTGCAGTAG
- a CDS encoding threonine synthase produces the protein MQTSETFSGLACVDCGTVYDADLPGRCPDCGGSLDAQYDYDAVAADWEPFAGEASGMWAFEALLPFAATDAVSAAEGETPLVDAPRLAEELGVGRVAVKDEGRNPTGTFLDRGMSLALTAASQHAESDDIEPLALATPGNAGQSAAAYAGRADLRSYSFVPSRSAFSNKAMINVHGGEMRVVGGRYPQAQDAVDDQLATDYYSLQEFTTPYRHEGAKTLAFEVVADLDGRTPDAVVVPASTGELVVGLEKGFRELFEVGLADDVPPLYAVQPESCAPIVAAVERGDDTIEPWAIPDTIVGELEVPDPEGGELALAALRKSDGDALAVSDDDVLASAVAAAQHEAIEVGVAGGAAPAGAWSLAEEERFDDDDTVVLVNTESGLKTPDVLRSHLMGQGI, from the coding sequence ATGCAGACCAGCGAGACGTTCTCGGGATTGGCGTGTGTCGACTGTGGGACGGTCTACGACGCGGACCTTCCCGGCCGGTGCCCCGACTGCGGCGGTTCGCTCGACGCGCAGTACGACTACGACGCCGTTGCCGCCGACTGGGAGCCGTTTGCGGGGGAGGCATCGGGAATGTGGGCGTTCGAGGCACTCCTTCCGTTCGCGGCGACTGACGCCGTCAGCGCCGCCGAGGGGGAGACGCCGCTCGTCGACGCACCGCGACTCGCCGAGGAACTCGGCGTCGGCCGCGTCGCCGTCAAGGACGAGGGACGCAACCCGACCGGGACGTTTCTCGACCGGGGGATGAGCCTCGCGCTGACCGCCGCCAGCCAGCACGCCGAGAGCGACGATATCGAGCCGCTGGCGCTCGCGACGCCGGGCAACGCCGGACAGTCGGCGGCGGCGTACGCCGGACGCGCCGACCTGCGGTCGTACTCGTTCGTCCCCTCGCGGTCGGCGTTCTCGAACAAGGCGATGATAAACGTCCACGGCGGGGAGATGCGCGTCGTCGGTGGGCGCTACCCGCAAGCCCAAGACGCCGTCGACGACCAACTCGCGACCGACTACTACTCGCTGCAGGAGTTCACGACGCCGTACCGCCACGAGGGCGCGAAAACGCTCGCCTTCGAGGTGGTCGCGGACCTCGACGGACGGACTCCGGACGCCGTGGTCGTCCCGGCGTCGACGGGCGAACTCGTCGTCGGCCTGGAAAAGGGGTTCCGTGAACTGTTCGAGGTCGGACTCGCCGACGACGTCCCGCCGCTGTACGCCGTCCAACCCGAGAGCTGCGCACCGATAGTCGCCGCCGTCGAACGCGGCGACGACACCATCGAACCGTGGGCGATCCCCGACACCATCGTCGGCGAACTCGAAGTGCCGGACCCCGAAGGTGGCGAACTCGCACTCGCCGCGCTTCGCAAGAGCGACGGCGACGCGCTCGCCGTCTCCGACGACGACGTTCTCGCATCCGCTGTGGCGGCGGCGCAGCACGAGGCGATCGAGGTAGGGGTAGCGGGCGGGGCGGCCCCTGCGGGCGCGTGGAGTCTCGCCGAGGAGGAGCGGTTCGACGACGATGATACCGTCGTCCTCGTCAACACCGAGTCGGGACTGAAGACGCCCGACGTGCTCCGCAGTCACTTGATGGGGCAGGGAATCTAA